A section of the Humulus lupulus chromosome 2, drHumLupu1.1, whole genome shotgun sequence genome encodes:
- the LOC133814397 gene encoding uncharacterized protein LOC133814397 — translation MDKSWTSNKNRLSTKFINGLKNFITLSRDHLNDENKIRCPCVMCMNLYFHDLETVERHIFIKLFYTHYVKWVHHGENIVDESDGEDDANDFDDLEDVDDLDDVDDAEESDNNYTSDDDMIPAIEDLTQQDPTKSSFANFGDSTHRKEKGQKFHNLFAEVEKELYPGYNKDAENCHICGHERYKFKGTKGKKIPHKKMHYFPITPRLQRLFMSRHTSSDMRCHKEERVDTEGVLRHPADAAVWKDFDKQYPDFAKEPRNIRLGFATDGFNPFGDLSNSYSMWPVILMPYNMPPWICMKREFLMMSLLIPGRRAPGKDIDVYLQPLIEELKELWEKGVQTFDVVDKTYFIMRAAILWTINDFSAYGTVSGYST, via the exons atggataagagttggACTTCTAATAAGAACAGACTATCTACCAAGTTTATCAATGGATTGAAGAACTTCATTACATTATCAAGAGATCACTTGAATGATGAGAATAAGATTCGATGTCCATGTGTCATGTGTATGAATTTATACTTTCATGACTTGGAGACAGTTGAGCGTCATATCttcataaaattattttataccCACTATGTTAAATGGGTACATCACGGGGAGAATATTGTAGATGAAAGTGATGGTGAGGATGATGCTAATGATTTCGATGATCTTGAAGATGTTGATGATCTTGATGATGTCGATGATGCTGAAGAGAGTGACAATAAttacactagtgatgatgatatgATCCCAGCGATTGAAGATTTAACTCAACAAGACCCTACAAAGAGTAGTTTTGCAAACTTTGGGGATTCAACTCACCGAAAAGAGAAGGGGCAAAAATTTCATAACTTATTTGCTGAAGTAGAAAAAGAGTTGTACCCTGGAT ACAATAAAGATGCTGAAAATTGTCATATTTGTGGTCATGAAAGATATAAGTTTAAAGGAACCAAAGGCAAGAAAATACCACATAAAAAGATGCATTATTTTCCTATAACTCCACGTTTGCAACGACTTTTTATGTCAAGACATACATCATCAGATATGAGGTGCCACAAAGAAGAACGTGTTGATACTGAAGGTGTACTTAGACATCCGGCAGATGCAgcggtttggaaggattttgatAAGCAATACCCCGATTTTGCTAAAGAACCTCGAAATATTAGGTTAGGATTTGCAACTGATGGGTTTAATCCTTTTGGTGATTTATCAAACTCGTATAGTATGTGGCCAGTAATACTGATGCCATATAACATGCCGCCATGGATATGTATGAAACGAGAATTCTTAATGATGTCATTACTAATTCCTGGGCGTCGTGCTCCCGGTAAGGATATAGATGTCTATTTACAACCTTTAATCGAAGAGTTAAAAGAATTGTGGGAGAAAGGGGTACAAACTTTTGATGTTGTCGACAAAACATACTTTATCATGCGTGCTGCTATATTATGGACAATTAATGATTTTTCTGCATATGGCACTGTGTCTGGGTATAGCACTTGA